A single Pan troglodytes isolate AG18354 chromosome X, NHGRI_mPanTro3-v2.0_pri, whole genome shotgun sequence DNA region contains:
- the NHSL2 gene encoding NHS-like protein 2 isoform X3 — translation MERTDSVTLFWIRGGHSNSPAGSVAHSTTSDIRPSHSVPEGVHGRVAVGQDARFPSLTSPVLRTPSSEPDEPHQARSGPNPPGMESMGMVYSVPSSCNGPTESTFSTSWKGDAFTYMTPSATSQSNQVNENGKNPSCGNSWVSLNKVPPLVPKEAATLLVARDNPAGCSGSAGYPERLIQQRHMPERPSKIGLLTSGTSRLETGPGGASRFRERSLSVPTDSGTTDVDYDEEQKANEACALPFASTSSEGSNSADNIASLSAQKEAQHRRQRSKSISLRKAKKKPSPPTRSVSLVKDEPGLLPEGGSALPKDQRPKSLCLSLEHQGHHSSHPDAQGHPAIPNHKDPESTQFSHHWYLTDWKSGDTYQSLSSSSTATGTTVIECTQVQGSSESLASPSTSRATTPSQLSIEVEAREISSPGRPPGLMSPSSGYSSQSETPTPTVSMSLTLGHLPPPSSSVRVRPVVPERKSSLPPTSPMEKFPKSRLSFDLPLTSSPNLDLSGMSISIRSKTKVSRHHSETNFGVKLAQKTNPNQPIMPMVTQSDLRSVRLRSVSKSEPEDDIESPEYAEEPRAEEVFTLPERKTKPPVAEKPPVARRPPSLVHKPPSVPEEYALTSPTLAMPPRSSIQHARPLPQDSYTIVRKPKPSSFPDGRSPGESTAPSSLVFTPFASSSDAFFSGTQQPPQGSVEDEGPKVRVLPERISLQSQEEAEKKKGKIPPPVPKKPSVLYLPLTSPTAQMEAYVAEPRLPLSPIITLEEDTKCPPTGDDLRSLGQRVTSTPQADSEREASPLGSSVEPGTEEKSLISDKTAEWIAEDDDDVFVASRTTEDLFTVIHRSKRKLLGWKEPGEAFVGGRTSSHSPIKNTAESPISESTATAGSGSSANLDAGRNDDFKALLQKKGSKATPRSRPSAAELLKTTNPLARRIIAQFSKDYETTDNPST, via the exons GTCACAGCAACAGCCCAGCAGGCAGTGTGGCCCACTCTACCACCTCCGACATCAGGCCCAGTCACTCAGTTCCAGAAGGGGTTCATGGAAGAGTTGCAGTTGGTCAGGATGCTCGGTTCCCAAGTCTCACCTCGCCAGTACTGAGAACTCCTTCCAGTGAGCCGGACGAACCTCACCAGGCACGGAGTGGCCCAAACCCTCCTGGCATGGAGAGCATGGGAATGGTGTACAGTGTCCCCAGTTCTTGCAATGGACCTACAGAATCAACCTTCTCCACTTCCTGGAAGGGAGATGCTTTTACCTACATGACTCCAAGTGCcaccagccagagcaatcaagtCAATGAAAATGGGAAAAATCCTTCCTGTGGGAATTCTTGGGTCTCTCTAAACAAAGTCCCACCTCTGGTTCCTAAGGAGGCTGCTACCCTCCTTGTCGCTCGTGATAACCCAGCAGGATGCAGTGGGTCAGCTGGCTACCCTGAGCGCCTTATTCAGCAAAGGCACATGCCCGAAAGACCCTCCAAGATTGGCCTTCTGACCAGTGGGACCTCGAGGCTGGAGACAGGCCCTGGTGGGGCCAGCAGATTCCGGGAGCGGTCACTGTCTGTGCCCACAGACTCAGGCACCACAGATGTGGACTATGATGAGGAGCAGAAGGCCAATGAGGCCTGTGCCCTGCCTTTTGCCAGTACGAGCTCTGAGGGCAGTAACAGTGCTGACAACATTGCCTCCCTTAGTGCCCAGAAAGAGGCCCAGCACAGAAGGCAGAGGTCCAAGAGTATCTCACTTAGGAAGGCCAAAAAGAAGCCTTCCCCACCCACACGCAGTGTCTCACTGGTCAAAGATGAGCCAGGCCTCTTGCCTGAAGGTGGGTCAGCACTACCCAAGGACCAGAGGCCCAAGAGCCTTTGCCTCTCCTTGGAACATCAAGGACATCACTCGTCCCACCCAGATGCTCAGGGTCACCCAGCTATTCCAAACCACAAAGATCCAGAAAGTACACAATTCTCCCACCACTGGTATCTTACTGACTGGAAGTCTGGTGACACCTACCAATCCCTGTCCAGCTCCAGCACTGCCACTGGCACCACAGTCATTGAGTGCACCCAAGTTCAGGGCAGCTCAGAGTCTCTTGCCTCACCTTCCACCTCCAGAGCCACTACACCTTCCCAACTCTCCATTGAAGTGGAGGCCAGGGAGATATCATCCCCGGGAAGGCCCCCTGGACTGATGTCACCCTCCAGTGGCTACTCCAGCCAGTCGGAAACACCAACACCCACTGTTTCCATGTCCCTGACCCTGGGCCACTTACCCCCTCCAAGCAGCAGTGTCCGGGTACGTCCAGTGGTACCTGAGAGGAAGTCATCACTACCCCCGACGTCACCAATGGAGAAATTTCCCAAGTCACGGCTATCATTTGACCTACCACTGACCTCTTCACCCAACCTGGATCTGTCTGGGATGAGTATCTCCATCCGAAGCAAAACTAAGGTGAGTCGGCACCACTCAGAGACAAATTTTGGCGTCAAGCTGGCCCAGAAAACTAATCCCAACCAGCCAATCATGCCTATGGTTACTCAGTCCGACCTACGTTCTGTTCGCCTGAGGTCGGTCAGCAAGTCTGAGCCGGAAGATGATATTGAGAGCCCTGAGTATGCCGAGGAACCCAGAGCAGAAGAAGTCTTCACCTTGCCAGAGAGAAAGACAAAACCTCCCGTAGCTGAGAAGCCTCCAGTGGCCCGGAGGCCTCCAAGCTTGGTCCACAAGCCACCATCTGTTCCTGAGGAGTATGCACTAACTTCACCAACCTTGGCTATGCCCCCCAGGAGCTCAATTCAACATGCGAGACCACTCCCTCAAGACAGCTACACGATAGTGCGGAAACCAAAGCCCTCCAGCTTCCCAGATGGCAGAAGCCCAGGGGAGTCAACAGCACCCTCATCTCTTGTTTTCACGCCTTTTGCCAGTTCCTCTGATGCTTTTTTCTCAGGAACACAGCAGCCTCCCCAGGGAAGTGTAGAGGACGAGGGCCCCAAGGTGAGGGTTCTGCCTGAAAGAATTAGCCTCCAGAGCCAGGAAGAAgctgagaaaaagaaaggcaagatTCCACCTCCCGTACCAAAAAAACCCAGCGTGCTGTACCTGCCACTCACTTCTCCCACAGCTCAAATGGAGGCCTATGTGGCAGAACCAAGGCTGCCTCTCAGCCCCATCATCACCCTGGAGGAAGACACCAAGTGTCCCCCCACCGGCGATGACCTGCGATCACTTGGTCAAAGGGTGACTTCAACTCCTCAGGCTGACAGTGAAAGGGAGGCAAGCCCTCTGG GGAGTTCTGTGGAACCAGGCACCGAAGAAAAAAGTTTAATCAGCGATAAAACAGCTGAATGGATTGCGGAGGATGATGATGACGTGTTTGTGGCTTCACGCACAACTGAAGATTTATTTACTGTGATACACAG GTCCAAAAGGAAGCTGCTCGGCTGGAAGGAACCTGGTGAGGCCTTTGTGGGTGGCAGAACGAGTTCCCACTCACCAATAAAGAACACAGCTGAGTCTCCAATCAGTGAGTCTACCGCCACTGCAGGGTCAGGCAGCAGTGCCAACCTAGATGCTGGCAGAAATGACGATTTCAAGGCCTTGCTACAGAAGAAGGGAAGTAAGGCAACTCCAAGGTCTCGTCCCTCAGCAGCTGAACTTCTGAAGACCACTAACCCACTGGCTCGGAGAATTATTGCACAATTTTCAAAAGACTATGAAACCACTGATAACCCCAGTACCTAA